The following coding sequences are from one Neovison vison isolate M4711 chromosome X, ASM_NN_V1, whole genome shotgun sequence window:
- the GPR34 gene encoding LOW QUALITY PROTEIN: probable G-protein coupled receptor 34 (The sequence of the model RefSeq protein was modified relative to this genomic sequence to represent the inferred CDS: substituted 1 base at 1 genomic stop codon): MRSHMVTTMSASTGSWPSSSQKDSFTASHSIQGLNHSGDPSSPNQPGITATPNGTCPMDEKLLSSLLTISYSVIFIVGLVGNIIALYVFLGIHRKRNSIQIYLLNVAIADLLLIFCLPFRIMYHINGNQWTLGVILCKVVGTLFYMNMYISIILLGFISLDRYIKINRSVQQRRAVTTKQSIYVCCTVWTVALAGFLAMITVTLKGNHNSTVCFHYREKHNAKGEAIFNYVLVVMFWLIFLLIILSYIKIGKNLLRISKRRSKFPNSGKYAKTARNSFIVLIIFTVCFVPYHAFRFVYISSQLNSPSCYWKEIIHKTNEIMLVFSSFNSCLDPVMYFLMSSNIRKIMCQLLSRRFQGEASRSESTSEFKPGYSLHDTSAAAKIQSTAXST, encoded by the coding sequence ATGAGAAGTCACATGGTAACGACGATGAGTGCTTCAACTGGCAGCTGGCCTTCCTCCTCCCAGAAAGACAGCTTTACGGCCAGTCATAGCATCCAAGGGCTGAACCACTCAGGAGACCCAAGCAGTCCTAATCAACCTGGTATTACTGCTACTCCAAACGGTACCTGTCCCATGGATGAGAAACTACTCTCCAGCCTGTTAACAATATCCTACTCTGTTATTTTCATCGTGGGACTGGTTGGAAACATAATTGCCCTCTATGTATTTCTGGGTATCCACCGCAAAAGAAATTCCATACAGATTTACCTACTGAATGTAGCTATTGCAGATCTCTTACTGatcttctgcctgcctttccgaaTAATGTATCACATTAACGGGAACCAGTGGACACTTGGTGTGATCCTTTGCAAGGTTGTGGGAACACTATTTTATATGAACATGTACATTAGCATTATTTTGCTTGGATTTATCAGTTTGGATCGCTACATAAAAATTAATCGGTCTGTACAACAACGAAGGGCGGTAACAACCAAACAAAGTATTTACGTTTGCTGTACAGTATGGACAGTTGCTCTTGCTGGATTTTTAGCTATGATTACCGTAACCCTTAAAGGAAATCATAATTCCACAGTGTGTTTCCATTACAGAGAGAAGCATAATGCCAAAGGAGAAGCAATTTTTAATTACGTTCTTGTGGTAATGTTCTGGCTAATTTTCTTACTAATAATCCTTTCATATATTAAGATCGGCAAGAATCTACTAAGGATTTCCAAAAGGAGGTCAAAATTTCCCAATTCTGGTAAATATGCCAAAACAGCCCGGAATTCCTTTATCGTACTTATCATTTTTACTGTATGTTTTGTTCCCTATCATGCCTTCCGATTTGTCTATATATCTTCACAGCTAAATAGCCCATCTTGCTATTGGAAGGAAATCATTCACAAAACCAATGAGATCATGTTGGTTTTCTCATCTTTCAATAGCTGCTTAGATCCAGTCATGTATTTCCTGATGTCCAGTAACATCCGCAAAATAATGTGCCAACTTCTTTCTAGACGATTTCAAGGGGAAGCGAGCAGGAGTGAGAGCACTTCAGAATTTAAGCCAGGATACTCTCTGCATGATACATCTGCCGCAGCTAAAATTCAGTCTACTGCTTAAAGCACTTGA